The following proteins are co-located in the Motilibacter rhizosphaerae genome:
- a CDS encoding MerR family transcriptional regulator yields the protein MRIGEVAAAAGVSTRALRYYEEQGLLTSVRSTSGQRHYAEDAVDRVRLIQALYAAGLPSRTILELLPCVHTGIATEEMLRRLEEERDRIDERVRDLLTTRARLDDVVATARRHSATAQSA from the coding sequence GTGCGGATCGGTGAGGTCGCGGCAGCGGCGGGCGTGAGCACGCGGGCGCTGCGCTACTACGAGGAGCAGGGCCTGCTCACCTCGGTGCGCAGCACGAGCGGTCAGCGGCACTACGCCGAGGACGCCGTCGACCGGGTGCGCCTCATCCAGGCGCTCTACGCCGCTGGGCTGCCCAGCCGCACCATCCTCGAGCTGCTGCCCTGCGTCCACACGGGGATCGCGACCGAGGAGATGCTGCGCCGCCTCGAGGAGGAGCGCGACCGCATCGACGAGCGCGTGCGCGACCTGCTCACGACCCGCGCCCGGCTCGACGACGTCGTGGCCACCGCGCGGCGGCACAGCGCCACCGCACAGTCAGCGTGA
- a CDS encoding glycoside hydrolase family 18 protein, with the protein MPRASRRVAVTAAAVAAAMTSPLVATTAQAKQPASPQHVVNTYFADWDIYGRGYLVKDIPADELNHITYAFAAPDKDGLCAAADPWADYQKVFDATQTVDGVADTWTQPLAGNFNQILQLKKAHPGLRVNLALGGWTLSTYFSDVAKKDSSRKAFVQSCLDRFIRGDLPGLPAGAAKGVFDGIDLDWEYPGVDPGNGNHFTAEDKHNATQLLREFRKELDAQGAADAKHYELTAALPATAKASQYYELQKVARELDYVDLMTYDFHGPYEPATSFNSPFTTDPTDPNPGVDATWSTSATVDYYLSQGVPAEKLVVGTAFYGKQYIRVGSANGGVYQPFDDTGLSGAVTGVSGSTTPTYRDLVQAGILSPAGAVVGEGWVRGWNAATGEPYLWNPSASHTLSDGSTVSVPTFISYDDPQSLQERVDLVQAKGLRGVMAWEVSQDTDDATLLGTYAPLLH; encoded by the coding sequence ATGCCACGAGCATCTCGGCGCGTCGCGGTCACTGCCGCCGCCGTCGCCGCCGCCATGACGAGCCCCCTCGTCGCGACCACGGCGCAGGCCAAGCAGCCCGCGTCGCCCCAGCACGTCGTCAACACCTACTTCGCGGACTGGGACATCTACGGCCGGGGCTACCTGGTCAAGGACATCCCCGCCGACGAGCTCAACCACATCACCTACGCCTTCGCCGCCCCCGACAAGGACGGCCTGTGCGCCGCGGCCGACCCGTGGGCGGACTACCAGAAGGTCTTCGACGCCACGCAGACCGTCGACGGCGTCGCCGACACCTGGACCCAGCCGCTGGCCGGCAACTTCAACCAGATCCTCCAGCTGAAGAAGGCCCACCCGGGCCTGCGCGTCAACCTCGCGCTCGGCGGGTGGACGCTGTCGACGTACTTCTCCGACGTGGCCAAGAAGGACTCCAGCCGCAAGGCGTTCGTCCAGTCCTGCCTCGACCGGTTCATCCGCGGCGACCTGCCCGGGTTGCCGGCGGGCGCGGCCAAGGGCGTCTTCGACGGCATCGACCTCGACTGGGAGTACCCCGGCGTCGACCCGGGCAACGGCAACCACTTCACCGCCGAGGACAAGCACAACGCCACCCAGCTGCTGCGCGAGTTCCGCAAGGAGCTCGACGCGCAGGGCGCCGCCGACGCGAAGCACTACGAGCTGACCGCCGCGCTCCCCGCGACGGCGAAGGCGAGCCAGTACTACGAGCTGCAGAAGGTCGCGCGCGAGCTCGACTACGTCGACCTCATGACCTACGACTTCCACGGGCCGTACGAGCCGGCGACGTCGTTCAACTCGCCGTTCACGACCGACCCGACCGACCCGAACCCGGGCGTGGACGCGACGTGGAGCACATCGGCGACCGTCGACTACTACCTCTCGCAGGGCGTCCCGGCCGAGAAGCTGGTCGTGGGCACGGCGTTCTACGGCAAGCAGTACATCCGGGTCGGGTCCGCGAACGGCGGCGTCTACCAGCCCTTCGACGACACGGGCCTGTCCGGCGCCGTCACCGGCGTCTCCGGCAGCACGACGCCGACCTACCGCGACCTCGTCCAGGCGGGCATCCTCAGCCCGGCGGGTGCCGTGGTCGGCGAGGGCTGGGTGCGCGGCTGGAACGCGGCGACCGGTGAGCCGTACCTCTGGAACCCCTCGGCCAGCCACACGCTGTCGGACGGCAGCACCGTGAGCGTGCCGACCTTCATCAGCTACGACGACCCGCAGTCCCTGCAGGAGCGGGTCGACCTGGTGCAGGCCAAGGGGCTGCGCGGCGTGATGGCCTGGGAGGTCAGCCAGGACACCGACGACGCGACGCTGCTCGGGACGTACGCGCCGCTGCTGCACTGA